In Raphanus sativus cultivar WK10039 chromosome 5, ASM80110v3, whole genome shotgun sequence, the following proteins share a genomic window:
- the LOC108857642 gene encoding uncharacterized protein LOC108857642 isoform X1 translates to MIVSELYWDFCVEETTTMSRDHPPEPLDFFIWTVEDVGSWLEEINLGSYRLIFKENGVNGEYLESMSVFTTEQILHFIRRHHMKWGDFITLCKELRRIKVACLKGEQRVRRPWWAPSCLSVVFVKAAKRNRQSRVVSLKLES, encoded by the exons ATGATTGTGAGCGAATTGTATTGGGACTTTTGTGTAGAGGAGACGACGACCATGAGCAGAGATCATCCTCCCGAGCCTCTTGATTTCTTCATCTGGACTGTTGAG GACGTTGGATCTTGGCTTGAGGAGATCAACCTAGGGAGCTACCGCCTGATTTTCAAAGAGAATGGTGTCAACGGAGAGTATCTCGAAAGCATGTCTGTGTTCACAACGGAACAGATCCTTCACTTCATAAGGAGGCATCACATGAAATGGGGTGACTTCATCACCCTCTGCAAAGAACTCAGGAGGATTAaag TGGCTTGCTTGAAAGGTGAACAGAGAGTTCGACGGCCATGGTGGGCACCTTCTTGCCTCTCAGTAGTCTTTGTTAAGGCGGCTAAGCGCAACCGACAATCTCGTGTTGTATCTCTAAAGCTTGAGTCTTGA
- the LOC108857642 gene encoding uncharacterized protein LOC108857642 isoform X2: protein MSRDHPPEPLDFFIWTVEDVGSWLEEINLGSYRLIFKENGVNGEYLESMSVFTTEQILHFIRRHHMKWGDFITLCKELRRIKVACLKGEQRVRRPWWAPSCLSVVFVKAAKRNRQSRVVSLKLES, encoded by the exons ATGAGCAGAGATCATCCTCCCGAGCCTCTTGATTTCTTCATCTGGACTGTTGAG GACGTTGGATCTTGGCTTGAGGAGATCAACCTAGGGAGCTACCGCCTGATTTTCAAAGAGAATGGTGTCAACGGAGAGTATCTCGAAAGCATGTCTGTGTTCACAACGGAACAGATCCTTCACTTCATAAGGAGGCATCACATGAAATGGGGTGACTTCATCACCCTCTGCAAAGAACTCAGGAGGATTAaag TGGCTTGCTTGAAAGGTGAACAGAGAGTTCGACGGCCATGGTGGGCACCTTCTTGCCTCTCAGTAGTCTTTGTTAAGGCGGCTAAGCGCAACCGACAATCTCGTGTTGTATCTCTAAAGCTTGAGTCTTGA